A single region of the Gephyromycinifex aptenodytis genome encodes:
- a CDS encoding flagellar hook capping FlgD N-terminal domain-containing protein: MTVQPTGPAPAGATTGTTSPQYVTIKQPDGSSYRIPMAKATWDPATGTWASAAPPEANELAKTINRKHGQALDADDFMKLLVAQMRYQDPSKPADTTAMMQQTASMAMLERVNEMTTSAESMAKAAEKLTASNNDLMAYYATQRVEQRMSAAVGLIGANISFANPADASQTLDGVVETVKFDESGPILIVGGTSVPLGSVKSVKAPASAPAPAPAPAPTEPGPATGTTPAPAPTTPAPAPSAGDTDTSGSTAGAPATDGTATGTGTTGPTA, encoded by the coding sequence ATGACCGTGCAACCCACGGGCCCGGCCCCAGCCGGCGCCACGACGGGCACCACCAGCCCGCAATACGTCACCATCAAACAGCCCGACGGCAGCTCCTATCGGATCCCGATGGCCAAAGCCACCTGGGACCCGGCGACCGGTACCTGGGCATCCGCCGCGCCACCGGAGGCCAACGAGCTGGCCAAGACGATCAACCGCAAACACGGTCAGGCGCTGGACGCCGACGACTTCATGAAGCTCCTCGTGGCGCAGATGCGCTACCAAGATCCTTCCAAGCCGGCCGACACCACCGCGATGATGCAGCAGACCGCCTCTATGGCGATGCTGGAGCGCGTCAACGAGATGACGACCTCTGCAGAGTCGATGGCCAAAGCCGCAGAGAAGTTGACGGCCAGCAACAACGACCTCATGGCTTACTACGCCACTCAACGCGTCGAGCAGCGAATGTCGGCTGCTGTCGGCCTGATCGGGGCGAACATCTCTTTCGCCAACCCGGCCGATGCGAGTCAGACGCTCGATGGAGTCGTGGAAACAGTCAAGTTCGACGAGTCCGGGCCGATTCTCATCGTGGGTGGCACGAGCGTGCCGCTCGGTTCGGTGAAGTCGGTCAAGGCGCCTGCCAGCGCCCCCGCACCAGCACCGGCGCCTGCACCTACGGAGCCGGGTCCGGCTACCGGCACCACACCTGCTCCTGCACCGACAACCCCCGCCCCGGCTCCCTCCGCCGGCGATACGGACACCTCCGGCTCCACAGCCGGAGCCCCTGCCACGGATGGCACTGCCACTGGAACCGGCACGACCGGCCCCACCGCCTGA
- the fliG gene encoding flagellar motor switch protein FliG encodes MTTVATQLSGLRKAAILLVQLGRDTSATILKTLPDHEVEALTAEIARIEDIDVEVLDDVLEEFRQLAKARQYYVQGGVGFAEEILVATMGKERAQEVMDRLTASLVEMPFEFLRRVDAKLVLSYLQDEHPQTITLVLAHMQSEQAAIILSGLAPDVQAEVAHRLAIMDRTAPEIVKQVEAHLERRLSTLVQASDSTKVGGVKPLVDIINQSDRTTERLILEGLEKRDLELAEEVRAHMFMFEDIVGLEDRAVQVVLRKVESKDLAVALKGVREDVREKITRNMSERAALSLADEISILGPVRLKQVEESQAVVIRQIRTLEEAGEIVVSRGGGDEFVA; translated from the coding sequence ATGACCACCGTCGCAACCCAGCTCTCCGGCCTTCGTAAGGCCGCCATCCTCCTCGTGCAGCTCGGCCGTGACACCTCAGCGACGATCCTGAAGACGCTGCCTGATCATGAGGTCGAGGCGTTGACCGCCGAGATCGCCCGTATTGAGGACATCGACGTCGAGGTCCTCGACGACGTCTTGGAAGAGTTCCGGCAACTGGCGAAAGCCCGCCAGTACTACGTCCAGGGCGGGGTGGGCTTCGCCGAGGAGATCCTCGTCGCCACGATGGGTAAGGAACGCGCCCAGGAGGTCATGGACCGCCTGACGGCCTCTCTGGTGGAGATGCCGTTCGAGTTCCTGCGCCGCGTCGACGCCAAACTGGTGTTGTCCTACCTGCAGGACGAGCACCCGCAGACCATCACCCTGGTGCTGGCCCACATGCAGAGCGAGCAGGCCGCGATCATCCTGTCGGGGCTGGCCCCGGACGTGCAGGCCGAGGTCGCCCACCGGCTGGCCATCATGGACCGCACCGCGCCTGAGATCGTCAAGCAGGTCGAAGCGCACCTGGAACGGCGTCTGTCCACCCTGGTGCAGGCCTCGGACTCCACCAAGGTCGGCGGTGTGAAACCGCTGGTCGACATCATCAACCAGTCCGACCGCACCACCGAACGGCTCATCCTGGAGGGCTTGGAAAAGCGAGATCTCGAACTGGCCGAAGAGGTCCGGGCGCACATGTTCATGTTCGAGGACATCGTCGGCCTGGAAGACCGTGCCGTTCAGGTCGTGCTGCGCAAGGTCGAATCCAAGGACCTGGCGGTGGCGCTCAAGGGCGTCCGGGAGGATGTGCGCGAGAAGATCACCCGCAACATGTCTGAGCGGGCTGCGCTGTCGCTGGCAGACGAGATCAGCATCTTGGGCCCGGTGCGCCTTAAGCAGGTCGAGGAGTCCCAGGCTGTCGTCATCCGTCAGATCCGCACCTTGGAAGAGGCCGGCGAAATCGTCGTGTCGCGCGGTGGTGGCGATGAATTCGTCGCGTGA
- the fliF gene encoding flagellar basal-body MS-ring/collar protein FliF, whose translation MNNKVKSFVTKTKSSFSGFTAGQRAVTIIAIIVAIIGGIVFVQWASRPTMAPLFTNLSSSDAGAITAKLTERGTQYELADAGSTVLVPRPEVDQARIDLAGEGLPAGSKDSQGYNLLDNEGIASSDFQQKMTAKRATEGELKKAIEKMDPIQEATVQLALPEEEVFTAEQAPTTASVLVATKPSQSVSAGQVEAIVHLVSSSVPKLAANQVTVTDNTGKLLSASGMAGAASSVNDARVAQAQTISAAASQKIQAMLDKAVGVGNSTVTVQADLNFDNTQVKTNEYIPAQQGAVPVQEDSSNETLKGSGQTPVGGVLGPDNITVPNANSGQSNQDYEKATTRVTNPVGTRQTVTEQAPGRLQRLNVAVMLDATKARAVTEAQVQTIVAAAAGIDTTRGDVIAVSKIPFDRAAAQEAEAKAKALEEQKKQDELIELAKNIGLALLLLLALLIGFRKSRKTQTKTIELGELPSMGQPETPGRPGGSMAELPPSPAEYALEDDELPVLEAIPVDPQSEARANAREEISALVEESPDEVARLLRGWISDRK comes from the coding sequence GTGAACAACAAGGTCAAGTCCTTCGTCACCAAGACCAAGTCCTCGTTCAGCGGGTTCACCGCCGGGCAGCGTGCCGTCACGATCATCGCGATCATCGTCGCGATCATCGGCGGCATCGTCTTCGTCCAGTGGGCCAGCCGCCCCACCATGGCGCCGCTGTTCACGAACCTGTCCAGCTCCGACGCCGGTGCCATCACCGCCAAGCTCACCGAGCGCGGCACCCAGTACGAACTCGCCGACGCCGGCTCCACGGTGTTGGTTCCGCGCCCCGAGGTCGACCAGGCCCGTATCGACCTGGCCGGGGAGGGGCTGCCAGCCGGCAGCAAAGACAGCCAGGGCTACAACCTGCTCGACAACGAAGGCATCGCCTCCTCGGATTTCCAGCAGAAGATGACGGCCAAGCGCGCCACCGAGGGTGAGCTGAAGAAGGCCATCGAGAAGATGGATCCCATCCAGGAGGCCACGGTGCAGCTCGCGCTGCCCGAGGAAGAGGTCTTCACCGCCGAGCAGGCGCCCACGACCGCGTCGGTGCTGGTGGCGACCAAACCCAGCCAGAGCGTCAGCGCCGGGCAGGTCGAAGCCATCGTTCACCTGGTCAGCTCCTCGGTCCCCAAGCTGGCCGCCAACCAGGTGACCGTCACCGACAACACCGGCAAGTTGCTGTCGGCCTCGGGTATGGCCGGTGCCGCCAGCAGCGTCAACGACGCCCGCGTGGCGCAGGCGCAGACGATCTCCGCCGCCGCCAGCCAGAAGATCCAGGCCATGCTCGACAAGGCGGTAGGCGTGGGTAACTCCACCGTCACCGTGCAGGCCGACCTGAACTTCGACAACACCCAGGTCAAGACCAACGAGTACATCCCCGCCCAGCAGGGTGCGGTGCCGGTGCAGGAGGACTCCTCGAACGAGACGCTCAAGGGCTCCGGGCAGACTCCCGTCGGTGGCGTCCTGGGACCGGACAACATCACCGTCCCCAACGCCAACTCCGGCCAGAGCAACCAGGACTACGAGAAGGCGACGACGCGGGTGACCAACCCCGTCGGCACCCGCCAGACCGTCACCGAACAGGCGCCCGGCCGTCTGCAGCGCCTCAACGTGGCCGTCATGCTCGACGCCACCAAAGCGCGAGCTGTGACCGAGGCCCAGGTGCAGACCATCGTCGCTGCCGCCGCCGGTATCGACACCACCCGTGGGGACGTCATCGCCGTGAGCAAGATCCCCTTCGACCGGGCCGCGGCGCAAGAAGCCGAAGCCAAGGCGAAGGCGCTGGAGGAGCAGAAGAAGCAGGACGAGCTCATCGAACTGGCCAAGAACATCGGCCTGGCCCTGCTGCTGCTGTTGGCCCTGCTCATCGGTTTCCGCAAGAGCCGCAAGACCCAGACCAAGACCATCGAACTCGGTGAACTGCCCTCGATGGGGCAGCCGGAGACGCCTGGTCGCCCGGGCGGGTCGATGGCCGAACTGCCGCCATCGCCGGCGGAGTACGCCCTGGAGGACGACGAACTGCCCGTCCTCGAAGCCATCCCGGTGGACCCGCAGTCAGAGGCTCGCGCCAACGCTCGAGAGGAGATCTCCGCCCTCGTGGAGGAGAGCCCCGACGAGGTGGCCCGGTTGCTGCGCGGTTGGATCTCGGACAGGAAGTAG
- a CDS encoding transglycosylase SLT domain-containing protein has product MSVDVSGIAGAQARVAQIQSLFGTPAAATATAAAGPKDTSSPSSFGAAMDRAQSEASAKHPKAAASRAPVASAFEQKIPAAAPVSTPPAPSQAVASPTASDGGANAGVDGVLATAKKYLGIPYKWGGTNPSVGLDCSGFVQLVMKQHGISLPRVARDQARAGAKVDSIAQARPGDLVAFGSPVHHIGIYVGDGKMIHAPRTGDVVKISKIHKNLTAIRRVLPDAAAAEALTGTAKDAAATRTVQSAAKVANLAQALSASVADTATPNPAGGPTDPAAQTSTMTLASALRSAALSPAVSTGDGAPAPDTWDAAVASAIAHMPDAAGGLGGLGEAGSPSPSPSPSPSIAAAVAGVGPVSAPSPATTLTGGSALAAAPERYRELFVAAERKYGVPANLLAAVAKQESNFKATAVSHAGARGLMQLMPGTARGLGVTDAFNPAQAVDGAARLLRSHLRSFGSTELALAAYNAGAGAVRKYDGVPPYRETQNYVRRIMANISGSAA; this is encoded by the coding sequence ATGAGCGTGGATGTTAGTGGGATCGCCGGCGCGCAAGCACGCGTCGCGCAGATCCAATCGCTCTTCGGCACCCCTGCGGCCGCTACTGCCACGGCGGCCGCAGGACCGAAAGACACGTCCTCCCCCTCCTCTTTCGGCGCAGCGATGGACCGGGCGCAGTCCGAAGCCAGCGCGAAGCACCCCAAGGCGGCGGCCTCCCGCGCGCCGGTGGCTTCCGCTTTCGAGCAGAAGATCCCGGCAGCAGCACCGGTGAGTACGCCCCCGGCGCCCTCGCAGGCAGTTGCAAGTCCGACTGCCTCCGACGGGGGCGCCAACGCCGGCGTCGATGGGGTGTTGGCCACCGCGAAGAAGTACCTGGGTATCCCGTACAAGTGGGGCGGCACGAACCCCTCCGTCGGTCTGGACTGTTCGGGGTTCGTCCAATTGGTGATGAAGCAGCACGGGATCTCCCTGCCGCGGGTCGCCCGGGATCAGGCCCGGGCCGGCGCCAAGGTCGACTCCATCGCCCAGGCCCGCCCCGGTGATCTGGTCGCCTTCGGCAGCCCGGTGCACCACATCGGGATCTATGTCGGGGACGGCAAGATGATCCACGCCCCCCGCACCGGCGACGTCGTCAAAATCAGCAAGATCCACAAGAACCTCACCGCGATCCGGCGGGTGCTGCCCGATGCGGCGGCAGCCGAGGCGCTTACCGGGACTGCCAAGGACGCGGCAGCGACCCGCACCGTTCAGTCCGCGGCCAAGGTCGCCAACCTGGCCCAAGCCCTGTCCGCCTCGGTGGCCGACACCGCCACGCCTAACCCGGCCGGTGGCCCCACCGACCCCGCTGCGCAAACCTCGACGATGACCCTGGCCTCGGCGCTGCGTTCGGCGGCTTTGTCGCCGGCGGTGAGCACCGGGGACGGCGCCCCCGCTCCGGACACCTGGGACGCCGCGGTGGCCAGCGCCATCGCGCACATGCCGGATGCAGCCGGGGGTCTGGGCGGTTTGGGCGAAGCTGGCAGCCCCAGCCCCAGCCCCAGCCCCAGCCCCAGCATCGCTGCGGCCGTGGCCGGCGTCGGCCCGGTCTCGGCCCCGAGCCCGGCAACCACCTTGACCGGCGGGTCGGCGTTGGCGGCCGCCCCCGAGCGGTACCGGGAACTGTTCGTGGCGGCTGAACGCAAGTACGGCGTCCCGGCCAACCTGTTGGCGGCTGTGGCCAAGCAGGAGAGCAACTTCAAAGCCACCGCCGTCAGCCACGCTGGGGCGCGCGGCCTCATGCAGTTGATGCCGGGGACGGCGCGCGGGCTCGGGGTCACCGATGCCTTCAACCCGGCCCAGGCCGTTGACGGCGCGGCGCGTCTGCTGCGCTCCCACCTGCGTTCCTTCGGTTCGACCGAGCTCGCATTGGCGGCCTACAACGCCGGGGCCGGTGCGGTACGCAAGTACGACGGGGTGCCGCCTTACCGCGAGACCCAGAACTACGTCCGCAGGATCATGGCGAACATCTCAGGGAGCGCGGCATGA
- a CDS encoding flagellar hook-basal body complex protein FliE yields MSIAPIPGMPNFGVTPGFGINPAYGVSATPPRTPVDLGEAASNGATFGQILAQQIAAASGAAAPANNPGAAQSAFGVAPVGAATPGVATQNGVFAEQGGRSAAGFDSSFGSAIAGKLGDLAAMNARSDQLAVKAVTGDLKDIHEYTIAANEAALATQLAVSVRDKAVGAFNDIIRMQL; encoded by the coding sequence GTGAGCATCGCACCCATCCCCGGCATGCCGAACTTCGGAGTCACCCCCGGCTTCGGCATCAACCCCGCCTATGGGGTCTCCGCCACTCCGCCGCGCACGCCGGTCGACCTCGGTGAGGCCGCCAGCAACGGGGCGACCTTCGGGCAGATCCTCGCCCAGCAGATCGCGGCCGCCAGCGGCGCCGCCGCCCCTGCGAACAACCCGGGAGCTGCCCAGAGTGCGTTCGGAGTCGCCCCGGTCGGTGCAGCCACTCCCGGCGTAGCCACCCAGAACGGGGTCTTCGCCGAGCAGGGGGGCCGATCCGCAGCGGGCTTCGACAGCTCCTTCGGTTCCGCGATCGCCGGCAAATTGGGCGACCTGGCCGCCATGAACGCGCGCAGCGACCAGCTCGCCGTCAAGGCCGTGACCGGAGACTTGAAGGACATTCACGAGTACACCATTGCGGCCAACGAGGCGGCCCTGGCCACCCAGCTAGCGGTGTCCGTGCGTGACAAGGCCGTCGGCGCCTTCAACGACATCATCCGGATGCAACTGTGA
- a CDS encoding FliI/YscN family ATPase produces MKLAAKPSSSGKVVSAVGLSIEIAGLQLGVGEAVRIIGDNGPIMAEVVALHDGYASCMPVSDLRGVRAGNPVLATGAPLQVPVGMGLLGRVVDALGRPIDGGPPLNNVTLTGTDGIPPAAMERDRISTPMPLGVRAIDTMIPCGRGQRLGIFAGSGVGKSSLLSMIVRGTEAPISVLALVGERGREVREFVEGDLGPEGLKRSVVVVATSDEPSLVRLRAAFTATRIAEWFRDQGTDVVLCMDSVTRVAMAQREVGLAAGEPPATRGYPPSVFGLMPRLLERAGMAKTGSITGLYTVLVDGDDLNDPIADNVRSILDGHIVLSRKLATAGHFPAIDVLESISRTTKAITTRDQRADATLIRGLMAARRDAKDLIDIGAYVKGSNPQVDRALEQSPQIDEFLKQDMEDLTPADQSWEALHQIAQSG; encoded by the coding sequence ATGAAGCTGGCCGCCAAACCTTCCTCCAGCGGCAAGGTGGTCAGCGCCGTCGGTCTCTCGATCGAGATCGCCGGTCTGCAGCTTGGGGTGGGTGAAGCCGTGCGGATCATCGGCGACAACGGCCCGATCATGGCCGAAGTCGTCGCGCTGCATGACGGTTACGCGTCCTGCATGCCCGTGTCCGACCTGCGCGGGGTCCGCGCCGGGAACCCCGTCCTGGCCACCGGTGCCCCGCTGCAGGTTCCGGTGGGGATGGGGCTGTTGGGGCGGGTCGTCGACGCGTTGGGGCGCCCGATCGATGGCGGGCCGCCGCTGAACAACGTCACCCTGACCGGCACCGACGGTATCCCGCCCGCCGCGATGGAACGCGATCGCATTTCTACTCCGATGCCGTTGGGGGTGCGGGCCATCGACACGATGATCCCGTGCGGCCGCGGTCAACGGTTGGGCATCTTCGCCGGCTCCGGTGTGGGTAAGTCCAGCTTGTTGTCGATGATCGTGCGTGGCACCGAAGCCCCGATCTCGGTGTTGGCGCTGGTTGGTGAACGTGGCCGTGAGGTCCGCGAATTCGTCGAAGGTGACCTCGGCCCGGAGGGGCTGAAGCGCTCGGTCGTCGTCGTGGCCACCTCCGATGAACCATCGCTGGTGCGTCTGCGGGCGGCGTTCACCGCCACCCGGATCGCCGAATGGTTCCGCGACCAAGGAACCGACGTCGTGCTGTGTATGGACTCGGTGACCCGGGTGGCGATGGCCCAGCGCGAGGTGGGCCTGGCCGCCGGTGAACCGCCGGCCACGCGCGGTTACCCGCCGAGCGTCTTCGGCCTCATGCCGCGACTGCTCGAACGCGCCGGCATGGCCAAGACCGGCTCCATCACCGGGCTGTACACGGTGCTCGTCGACGGTGACGACCTGAACGACCCGATCGCTGACAATGTCCGTTCCATCCTGGACGGGCACATCGTGCTGTCGCGAAAGCTCGCCACCGCAGGGCATTTCCCCGCCATCGACGTGTTGGAGTCCATCTCCCGTACCACCAAGGCGATCACCACCCGCGACCAGCGCGCCGACGCCACCCTCATCCGGGGCCTGATGGCCGCCCGCCGCGACGCTAAAGACCTCATCGACATCGGGGCCTACGTCAAGGGCAGCAACCCTCAGGTCGACCGCGCTCTGGAGCAGTCGCCGCAGATCGATGAGTTCCTCAAGCAAGACATGGAGGACCTCACCCCTGCAGATCAGAGCTGGGAAGCGTTGCACCAGATCGCGCAGAGTGGCTGA
- a CDS encoding flagellar hook-length control protein FliK yields MSEIITSIKRVAAGLSSRSAAAERDSGGARFDDALDAALGSKQAEGARANARNSFGPIVKDNANPPRSEHAAAGGQAAGESAGGASHEVSSAGSLAGERASYYAQVLPAGCSVLTPAALREAALATQAVALDAAETLDSVAASFPVSNGNAADAAAAQGATSTPGGVEALFAVPSTVDISFGTPANTAQTGAAVAGSAEAAQVAGAVTSGAQAASLSTGAGPVTAAAATPAANAVAAEMLAAANKPNADSAPHAAAGGPATGAPTGLGPEIPLATELETAQAATRLAGDGVPAQAGAASPASPASPTAAASPAAATPVPGPATQTGQGSMPAGVLGATAATQATTAHAPAVDSNLAASRPELPVAAATGPTPAEAPAVGGAADVARSSAGVSPAPTMTPSAAVAASATTGPISAVGAAAVGPAAERAVSAAASGVPAAAVETEVAPDLAPGPLPSPGAAPPAAATAVGAGLPTLATGAGGSEIPALRAPSATPAPIGTGEDPPEIETDIEPAVSVPQVGRAGLGAQSQASTADDPDPQRRDPGVAAMASPEAAPLERAGFELPRATGDSPTAQSQAAQSQAGQNTPVSGAERVATQATFAPVAAPAPLPGAPAHAALPPHSQVMQAVGPLLRGADGSYQIALHLDPAGLGRVRVQVEMRGGEVSIHMLAAEGGARDMLRDNLDQLRQQLSEMGLKSGSLDVDAGGADGQNPWESFEAPTEDERRGAAADTGFDAGELVETTEQAIQHGPSDDGALDVRI; encoded by the coding sequence ATGAGCGAGATCATCACCTCAATCAAGAGGGTCGCCGCAGGATTGTCCTCGCGTTCGGCAGCCGCCGAACGGGACTCCGGCGGTGCTCGCTTCGATGACGCCCTGGATGCCGCGCTGGGCAGCAAGCAAGCCGAAGGCGCCCGCGCCAACGCCCGCAACAGTTTCGGCCCCATAGTCAAGGACAACGCCAACCCCCCGCGCAGTGAGCACGCAGCTGCGGGCGGACAGGCGGCTGGCGAAAGCGCCGGTGGGGCATCGCACGAGGTTTCGTCGGCGGGCAGCCTGGCGGGGGAGCGCGCGAGTTACTACGCCCAGGTGTTGCCCGCTGGGTGCAGCGTGCTGACTCCGGCGGCCCTGCGTGAGGCCGCGCTCGCTACGCAGGCCGTCGCGCTCGACGCCGCCGAGACCCTGGACAGCGTCGCGGCGAGCTTCCCCGTTTCCAACGGCAACGCTGCGGACGCCGCTGCGGCCCAGGGGGCAACATCGACTCCAGGCGGGGTCGAGGCGCTGTTCGCAGTGCCGAGCACGGTAGACATCTCCTTCGGCACGCCGGCGAACACGGCACAGACCGGCGCCGCAGTCGCCGGGTCGGCTGAAGCTGCCCAGGTAGCCGGCGCCGTAACCAGCGGCGCGCAAGCTGCGTCGTTATCCACCGGTGCGGGGCCGGTGACTGCCGCTGCGGCTACACCTGCCGCTAACGCAGTGGCCGCCGAGATGCTTGCCGCTGCCAACAAGCCCAACGCGGACTCCGCGCCCCATGCCGCCGCTGGCGGCCCTGCCACCGGCGCACCCACCGGGCTCGGTCCCGAGATCCCCCTTGCCACGGAGCTGGAAACGGCCCAGGCAGCAACACGATTGGCCGGAGACGGGGTCCCGGCTCAGGCTGGCGCCGCCAGCCCAGCCAGCCCGGCCAGCCCAACGGCCGCCGCCAGTCCCGCCGCCGCCACCCCGGTGCCAGGTCCCGCCACCCAAACCGGCCAGGGCAGCATGCCGGCCGGCGTACTCGGGGCCACCGCCGCCACCCAGGCGACAACGGCGCACGCCCCGGCTGTGGACAGCAACCTCGCGGCCTCGCGCCCCGAGTTGCCGGTCGCCGCCGCCACGGGCCCAACCCCAGCCGAGGCCCCAGCCGTTGGAGGTGCTGCTGACGTCGCGCGTTCGTCCGCCGGGGTCAGCCCTGCGCCGACGATGACGCCGTCTGCGGCCGTCGCGGCGAGCGCGACGACCGGTCCGATCAGTGCGGTGGGTGCGGCCGCAGTCGGCCCGGCGGCTGAGCGTGCCGTCAGCGCTGCTGCGAGCGGGGTCCCGGCCGCCGCTGTCGAGACTGAGGTCGCCCCTGACCTGGCGCCGGGGCCGCTACCGAGTCCTGGCGCAGCACCCCCAGCGGCGGCAACCGCCGTCGGCGCCGGCCTGCCGACCTTAGCGACGGGTGCCGGTGGTAGTGAGATCCCGGCCCTGAGGGCACCCAGCGCCACGCCCGCCCCGATCGGGACGGGCGAAGACCCGCCCGAGATCGAAACCGATATCGAACCGGCGGTGAGCGTGCCGCAGGTCGGACGCGCCGGGCTAGGCGCACAGAGCCAGGCCAGCACCGCCGACGACCCCGACCCGCAGCGCCGCGACCCGGGTGTTGCAGCGATGGCGTCGCCGGAGGCTGCACCGCTTGAACGAGCAGGTTTCGAGCTGCCCCGCGCAACCGGTGACAGCCCAACCGCGCAGAGCCAGGCCGCCCAGAGCCAAGCCGGGCAGAACACGCCCGTCAGTGGGGCCGAGCGGGTAGCCACCCAGGCAACCTTCGCGCCGGTTGCCGCGCCGGCACCCCTACCGGGTGCTCCCGCGCACGCGGCGCTACCGCCGCATTCGCAGGTCATGCAGGCCGTGGGTCCGCTTTTGCGCGGCGCCGACGGCAGCTACCAGATTGCGCTGCACCTGGATCCGGCTGGACTGGGTCGGGTGCGCGTGCAGGTGGAGATGCGCGGCGGCGAGGTCTCGATCCACATGCTCGCCGCCGAGGGCGGCGCCCGGGACATGCTCCGGGACAACCTTGACCAACTGCGCCAGCAGCTCTCCGAGATGGGCCTGAAGTCCGGCTCGCTCGACGTCGATGCCGGTGGCGCGGACGGGCAGAACCCGTGGGAGAGCTTCGAAGCCCCGACCGAGGACGAGCGCCGCGGCGCGGCAGCCGACACCGGCTTCGACGCGGGCGAGCTTGTCGAGACCACCGAACAGGCGATTCAGCACGGCCCGTCCGATGACGGCGCCCTTGACGTTCGCATCTGA
- a CDS encoding flagellar basal body rod protein FlgC gives MSIFDAMNISSSGLTTNRKWLDAVSDNITNMNNVSRTDEAAFQARYVVARAADYGKPAGAYVAGNVWGNPEGRVIDMPDHPLADARGQVRVPDINMGDQMAQMMMAQRAYQSNLAVVERAKATYEAAIGIGK, from the coding sequence ATGAGCATCTTCGACGCCATGAACATCTCCTCATCGGGGCTGACGACCAACCGCAAGTGGCTCGACGCGGTCAGCGACAACATCACCAACATGAACAACGTCAGCCGCACCGACGAGGCCGCCTTCCAGGCCCGCTACGTCGTGGCTCGCGCCGCCGACTACGGCAAACCGGCCGGCGCCTACGTCGCCGGGAACGTGTGGGGTAACCCTGAGGGCCGCGTGATCGACATGCCTGACCACCCCTTGGCTGACGCGCGCGGGCAGGTGCGCGTCCCCGACATCAACATGGGCGATCAGATGGCCCAAATGATGATGGCGCAGCGCGCCTACCAGTCGAACCTCGCCGTCGTGGAACGCGCGAAGGCCACCTACGAAGCAGCGATCGGAATCGGTAAGTGA
- a CDS encoding flagellar basal body rod protein FlgB, with protein sequence MPDLIGDVTMRALSQALTGLSMRQRTIADNMANVDTPGFLAGKVDFESSLKSALADGIDPRTANLATARSLEPTRTNGSNVNLDEESVAGHETVLATQLASLAMTNKFKSLRTAITGSGA encoded by the coding sequence ATGCCGGATCTCATCGGTGACGTCACGATGCGAGCCTTGTCGCAAGCCCTGACCGGGCTCTCGATGCGGCAACGCACCATCGCCGACAACATGGCCAACGTCGACACGCCTGGGTTCCTCGCGGGCAAAGTCGACTTCGAGAGTTCGCTGAAGTCCGCGCTGGCCGACGGCATCGACCCGCGCACCGCGAACCTGGCCACCGCCCGCTCCCTGGAGCCGACGCGCACCAACGGCAGCAACGTCAACCTTGACGAAGAGTCCGTGGCCGGGCACGAAACGGTGCTGGCCACGCAGTTGGCGTCGTTGGCGATGACGAACAAGTTCAAGAGCCTGCGCACCGCAATCACCGGATCTGGGGCCTGA
- a CDS encoding FliH/SctL family protein, producing the protein MNSSRERERGRGHTSIRPGYVIRRDDTFTHEGLRAARLNADLASTEYVAPGVADPRLVDPYLAELVEAAREEARKAGYAQGRAEGFEAGRQEGLDLLAAQQRELVEQDAAERAARKERLIHLLTSVEDAIAVALDYQAPAMEELRDLVATVGVEVAEELVGHHLQVRDCAARDAVMRALQQVPRRASVTLRLHPDDLAYVEEISGQVTDWTVARVLADSSLSPGDAVAEADNLEVDATLNGAIERVRAVLNQ; encoded by the coding sequence ATGAATTCGTCGCGTGAGCGCGAGCGCGGGCGGGGGCACACCTCGATCCGCCCCGGCTACGTCATCCGTCGAGACGACACCTTCACCCACGAGGGGTTGCGGGCGGCACGTCTGAACGCCGACCTGGCGTCCACCGAGTACGTGGCGCCCGGCGTGGCCGATCCGCGACTGGTCGACCCCTACCTGGCCGAACTCGTCGAAGCGGCCCGGGAGGAAGCACGCAAAGCCGGCTACGCGCAGGGTCGCGCTGAAGGGTTCGAAGCTGGGCGCCAAGAGGGGCTGGACCTGCTCGCGGCGCAACAGCGCGAACTCGTGGAACAGGACGCGGCCGAACGGGCAGCCCGCAAGGAGCGCCTCATTCACTTGTTGACCTCGGTGGAGGACGCGATCGCGGTCGCCTTGGATTATCAAGCGCCCGCGATGGAGGAACTGCGTGACCTGGTGGCCACCGTCGGGGTGGAGGTCGCTGAGGAACTCGTCGGGCACCACCTACAGGTGCGCGACTGCGCCGCCCGCGATGCGGTGATGCGGGCGTTGCAGCAGGTCCCGCGCCGGGCCAGCGTGACGCTGCGCCTGCACCCGGACGACCTGGCCTATGTCGAGGAGATCAGCGGACAGGTGACGGACTGGACCGTGGCCCGGGTGCTGGCCGACTCCTCGCTCTCACCTGGCGACGCCGTGGCCGAAGCCGACAACCTCGAGGTCGATGCGACGTTGAACGGTGCCATCGAGCGGGTACGTGCGGTGTTGAACCAGTGA